In uncultured Bacteroides sp., one genomic interval encodes:
- a CDS encoding acetylxylan esterase, translating into MKKLFTCITVLFCLLAVPALAENYPYQNNVLWVTTPNHADWLYKTGEKATVTVAVYEYGILQDGLQVSYSIGQDELDPDAKGTVTLKGGKAEIALGTMKNPGFRDCQMSVKLKGRTFNHHIKVGFSPEKLEPYTQMPKDFKEFWKTALDGQTKCPMNPEVKYVSEFSSDKVDCYLVKLQCYKPGQFIYGYLTKPKNAGKYPVVVCPPGAGVKHMDPTKTLFYAESGCIRFDMEIHGIDPSLSAEVYKDITRAFGDHHPNGYLANGINDRDTYYMKKVYLACVRAVDYLCSQPEWDGKNVIAQGGSQGGALSLIVTALDPRITLCVANHPALADMAAYAEKGRTGGYPHFVRKYQGIELTPEVIKTLSYYDVVNFARCIKVPVFMTWGYNDNVCPPTTSYSVYNVLSCPKEALLTPVNEHWVSTETRYDQLDWIKKHLK; encoded by the coding sequence ATGAAAAAACTATTTACTTGTATCACAGTGCTTTTCTGTCTGTTGGCTGTGCCTGCATTGGCAGAAAACTATCCTTATCAGAATAACGTGCTTTGGGTTACCACTCCCAATCATGCCGACTGGCTTTATAAAACGGGTGAGAAGGCTACTGTTACTGTGGCCGTTTACGAATATGGCATTCTACAAGATGGCTTACAGGTTTCTTACAGTATCGGTCAGGATGAGCTTGATCCCGATGCCAAAGGTACAGTTACTCTGAAAGGTGGTAAGGCTGAAATTGCTCTGGGAACAATGAAAAATCCCGGTTTCCGCGATTGCCAGATGAGTGTAAAGCTGAAAGGCCGTACATTTAATCATCATATCAAGGTGGGATTCTCTCCTGAAAAACTGGAACCATACACACAGATGCCTAAGGATTTCAAGGAATTCTGGAAAACAGCTCTCGACGGACAGACTAAATGCCCAATGAATCCTGAGGTAAAGTACGTCAGCGAATTCTCTTCCGATAAAGTGGACTGCTATCTTGTGAAATTACAATGCTACAAACCTGGACAATTTATTTACGGCTATCTTACTAAACCGAAAAATGCAGGTAAGTATCCTGTTGTGGTATGTCCTCCGGGAGCAGGTGTAAAGCACATGGACCCAACTAAAACATTGTTCTATGCCGAGTCTGGCTGTATTCGTTTCGATATGGAGATACATGGCATCGACCCTTCTTTGAGCGCTGAAGTTTATAAGGATATTACACGTGCCTTTGGCGATCATCATCCCAATGGTTATCTGGCTAATGGCATCAACGATCGCGATACATATTACATGAAAAAGGTCTACCTGGCATGTGTTCGTGCGGTTGATTATCTCTGCTCTCAGCCTGAATGGGATGGTAAGAATGTAATTGCTCAGGGAGGTAGTCAGGGTGGAGCACTCTCTCTGATTGTTACCGCACTCGATCCTCGCATCACTTTGTGCGTAGCCAATCACCCCGCTTTAGCCGATATGGCAGCTTATGCCGAAAAAGGTCGTACCGGTGGATATCCACACTTTGTCCGCAAATACCAAGGCATTGAACTTACTCCCGAGGTAATAAAAACGCTTTCTTACTATGACGTGGTTAATTTTGCCCGTTGCATTAAGGTTCCTGTGTTTATGACATGGGGTTATAACGACAACGTTTGTCCTCCTACAACCAGCTATAGTGTTTATAATGTACTCTCTTGTCCGAAGGAAGCATTACTTACTCCGGTCAACGAACATTGGGTCTCCACAGAAACCCGCTACGACCAGTTGGACTGGATTAAGAAGCATTTGAAATAA
- a CDS encoding S41 family peptidase: protein MKKIYAFLFVTMLTICAWGQNNPLWLRYTAISPDGKSILFTYKGDIYSVPSDGGVAYPLTISESYEYCPVWSKDGKSIAFAADRYGNFDVYVMPATGGEAKRLTFHSGNEVPTTFTADNMDVLFSAYRQDLVTNAQFPISLINELYSVPVAGGKVSQVLTTPALNATITSTGNKLIFDDVKGYENLWRKHHTSSIAHDIWSYDYSNKQFTKLTQFNGEDRNPVFDSNNNDFYYLSEQNGSFNVFKSSLSNPSSNQALTHLSNHPVRFLTSSANNTLCFSYNGEIYTLKPGSEPQKVNITIANDGRTPIEKNMQVNSNFTEARLSPNGKEFVYVFRGEIFVSSIEGGITKRITNTPWQERSVSFSPDGRSLVYAAEKDNSWNIYTTTIARKEEPYFYVSTTLKEEPVITTDAEEFQPEFSPDGKEVAYLENRVVLKVINLKSKKTRTIMTADKNYSYADGDQYYKWSPDGKWFLVQFGYPERVMHPAIGLVASDGKGQIQDLTLSGYYSFTPKWVMDGKAMIWASTRDGAFQQGGNPISGDVYAMFFSKEAFDRSNLSKEEFALLREQEDKDKKKDKDKEKEKKDSLKKEIEIDWVNLTERKKKITTHTSSANDWILSKDGEKLFYLTSFEKGNDLWVTELRTKETKILAKLGVRNPSMELSTDGKFIFLLADGKAMKVNTESGKSETLKTNGEMMLNKTAENNYIFDHAWRQLKEKFYVESLHGVDWDFYYKEYKRFLPYLTNNYDFSEMLSEMLGELNASHTGSGYRNYQSLTDQTASLGVFFDYGYTGKGLRIAEVIEQGPLDKAVSKVIAGTIIEKIDGQSTDSIDFYQLLNRKVDKLILLSVYNPSTNKRWEESVKPISSGEEGELLYKRWVKNRRNEVEELSNGKVGYIHVRSMDDESMRTVVEEALGRNIGKQALIIDTRFNGGGNIHEQLSDFLNGKNYCDIIPHGQYVGSEPQNKWKKPSIVLMGESNYSDAHLFPVAYKLKGVGKTLGMPVPGTGTFVWWETQIDPTIYFGIPMGGWRTPDGKFCENNQMEPDIKVTNSPDIMSSGRDQQIEAAVKELMKK from the coding sequence ATGAAAAAAATTTATGCGTTTCTTTTTGTCACAATGCTGACAATTTGTGCCTGGGGCCAAAACAATCCTCTTTGGCTGAGATATACAGCTATATCGCCAGATGGGAAATCAATCTTATTCACTTATAAAGGTGATATCTATTCTGTACCGTCAGATGGAGGCGTTGCATATCCTCTGACAATTAGCGAATCTTATGAATATTGTCCGGTATGGAGCAAGGACGGAAAGAGCATTGCTTTTGCAGCCGACCGCTACGGCAATTTCGATGTTTATGTTATGCCAGCTACCGGCGGTGAGGCCAAACGACTCACGTTCCATTCAGGAAACGAAGTGCCTACCACTTTTACTGCCGACAATATGGATGTATTATTTAGTGCTTACAGACAGGATCTCGTAACAAATGCACAGTTCCCTATTTCATTGATTAATGAACTTTACAGCGTTCCTGTTGCAGGAGGAAAAGTTTCTCAGGTTCTTACTACTCCTGCCCTTAATGCCACTATTACTTCAACTGGCAACAAACTGATCTTTGATGATGTAAAAGGTTATGAGAATCTTTGGAGGAAGCATCATACTTCATCTATAGCGCACGATATATGGTCTTATGATTATAGCAACAAGCAATTCACAAAGCTGACTCAGTTCAACGGTGAAGACCGGAATCCTGTATTCGATTCTAATAATAATGATTTTTATTATCTGAGCGAACAAAACGGATCATTCAACGTGTTTAAGAGCTCTCTTAGTAATCCTTCCAGCAATCAGGCACTGACTCATCTGAGCAATCATCCTGTGAGATTCCTTACCAGTTCTGCAAATAATACGCTTTGTTTTAGCTATAATGGTGAGATTTATACACTAAAACCTGGTAGTGAACCACAGAAAGTAAATATTACAATTGCTAATGATGGTCGTACTCCTATTGAGAAAAACATGCAGGTTAACAGCAACTTTACTGAAGCCAGACTATCGCCAAACGGTAAAGAGTTTGTTTATGTGTTTAGAGGTGAAATATTTGTATCGAGCATTGAAGGAGGTATTACCAAACGCATTACCAACACTCCCTGGCAGGAAAGAAGTGTTAGCTTCAGCCCTGATGGACGTTCACTGGTGTATGCTGCCGAGAAAGATAACAGCTGGAATATATACACAACAACCATTGCACGAAAAGAGGAACCTTACTTCTATGTATCGACTACTCTGAAGGAAGAGCCTGTAATTACTACTGACGCAGAAGAGTTTCAACCGGAATTCTCGCCCGATGGTAAAGAGGTTGCTTATCTGGAAAACCGTGTTGTACTGAAGGTTATTAATCTGAAATCGAAGAAGACTCGTACCATTATGACTGCCGATAAGAACTATTCGTATGCTGATGGTGATCAGTATTACAAATGGTCGCCCGACGGAAAATGGTTCCTGGTACAGTTTGGTTATCCTGAACGTGTAATGCATCCTGCAATTGGATTGGTTGCCTCTGATGGTAAAGGTCAGATTCAGGACCTTACTCTAAGCGGATATTACAGCTTTACTCCTAAATGGGTTATGGATGGAAAAGCAATGATATGGGCATCTACCCGGGATGGTGCTTTTCAGCAGGGTGGCAATCCTATTAGCGGTGATGTTTATGCCATGTTTTTCTCTAAAGAAGCGTTCGATCGTTCTAATCTTTCAAAAGAAGAATTTGCTTTGCTGAGAGAACAAGAGGATAAAGACAAGAAGAAAGATAAAGATAAGGAAAAAGAGAAAAAAGATTCTCTGAAAAAGGAAATTGAGATTGACTGGGTAAATCTTACTGAGCGTAAGAAGAAGATTACCACTCATACATCATCTGCTAATGACTGGATTCTTTCAAAGGATGGAGAGAAGCTTTTCTATCTCACTTCTTTTGAAAAAGGAAACGATCTTTGGGTTACTGAATTAAGAACCAAAGAGACTAAAATACTGGCAAAACTTGGAGTAAGAAATCCTTCAATGGAGCTTTCTACCGATGGTAAATTCATCTTCCTGCTGGCAGATGGCAAAGCTATGAAGGTTAATACAGAGTCGGGCAAATCGGAAACACTGAAAACTAACGGTGAGATGATGCTAAACAAGACTGCTGAGAACAATTATATTTTTGATCATGCATGGAGACAGCTGAAAGAGAAATTTTATGTTGAAAGTCTTCACGGAGTGGATTGGGACTTTTATTATAAAGAGTATAAAAGATTTCTTCCTTACTTAACCAACAACTATGATTTCTCTGAGATGTTGAGCGAAATGCTTGGTGAATTGAATGCTTCGCATACCGGTAGTGGATATAGAAATTACCAGTCGCTAACGGATCAGACTGCTTCACTTGGTGTGTTCTTCGATTATGGTTACACCGGTAAAGGACTTCGTATAGCAGAGGTTATTGAACAAGGTCCACTTGACAAAGCTGTATCAAAGGTTATAGCAGGTACTATCATTGAAAAAATTGACGGACAGTCAACCGATTCTATCGATTTCTATCAGTTACTTAACCGAAAGGTGGACAAACTGATTCTTTTATCTGTTTACAATCCGTCAACAAACAAACGATGGGAAGAAAGTGTGAAACCTATCTCATCTGGTGAGGAAGGTGAATTGCTTTATAAGCGTTGGGTAAAAAACCGTCGTAATGAGGTTGAAGAACTTTCGAATGGTAAAGTAGGCTATATTCACGTGCGTTCAATGGATGATGAAAGTATGCGTACTGTTGTTGAAGAGGCTCTTGGACGAAATATAGGAAAGCAGGCTTTGATCATTGATACCCGTTTTAATGGTGGTGGCAATATTCATGAACAACTTTCCGATTTCCTGAATGGCAAAAACTATTGCGACATTATACCTCATGGCCAGTATGTTGGTTCCGAGCCACAGAATAAATGGAAAAAACCATCCATTGTTTTGATGGGAGAAAGCAATTACTCTGATGCACACCTCTTCCCTGTAGCTTACAAGCTGAAAGGAGTTGGCAAAACATTGGGTATGCCTGTACCGGGAACCGGAACTTTTGTATGGTGGGAAACTCAGATTGATCCTACTATTTACTTCGGCATTCCAATGGGCGGATGGCGTACTCCTGATGGCAAGTTCTGTGAAAACAATCAGATGGAACCGGACATTAAAGTTACCAATAGCCCTGATATTATGTCTTCCGGCCGTGATCAGCAAATTGAAGCTGCTGTGAAAGAATTGATGAAAAAATAA
- a CDS encoding glycoside hydrolase family 28 protein, producing the protein MKRFLYCFLLIIFITAHGEAKVNQWDKMKEVYENIPLPTFPDKTYLITDYYNGTDSLYTSAINKAISVCSAQGGGVVVIPDGVYKTAPIRMKSNVNLHLSDKTVLRFTTDYNLFDTVLTRIEGIDCYNISPLIYAYGETNMAITGNGVMDGMATEANWFSKERISGVVLDNGKKVAEKTVLYEMKEDSVPFEKRVFKGKTGMRPQFINLYKCKNVLLEGFTLNRSPFWLIHPLLSENITVRKVKMQSHGYNNDGCDPESCKNILIEDCDFDTGDDCIAIKSGRDEDGRYWNIPSENIIVRNCRMKDGHAGVAMGSEITGGCYNVWVENCLMDSPNLSRIIRIKSNAIRGGEVKNVYVRNITVGQCDESILGMEMKYWHVDDGPYPPYFHNIYLENIKSNKSRYLLHLDGFANKIQARDIFIKNCDFQGITVPEINAVTGVSNIHFENVKVNGKDYKGM; encoded by the coding sequence ATGAAAAGGTTTTTATATTGTTTTTTGCTGATTATCTTTATAACAGCACATGGGGAAGCAAAAGTTAATCAGTGGGATAAAATGAAGGAGGTATACGAAAATATACCTCTTCCAACTTTTCCTGATAAAACTTATCTTATTACCGATTATTATAACGGAACAGATTCTTTATATACAAGCGCCATTAACAAGGCGATATCGGTTTGTTCTGCTCAGGGGGGAGGAGTTGTAGTTATTCCGGATGGAGTGTATAAAACAGCTCCCATCAGAATGAAATCGAATGTGAATCTGCATCTGTCAGATAAAACAGTTCTGAGGTTTACTACCGATTATAATCTTTTTGATACGGTATTAACACGCATAGAAGGTATCGACTGTTATAACATATCTCCGTTGATTTATGCTTATGGTGAAACCAATATGGCTATTACCGGTAATGGTGTAATGGACGGAATGGCTACTGAAGCGAACTGGTTTAGTAAAGAACGAATCAGTGGAGTTGTTCTTGATAATGGAAAGAAAGTAGCCGAGAAGACCGTGCTTTATGAAATGAAAGAAGATTCTGTTCCTTTTGAGAAACGTGTATTCAAAGGAAAGACTGGTATGCGTCCTCAGTTTATAAATCTCTATAAGTGTAAGAATGTTCTTTTAGAAGGATTTACGTTGAATCGTTCTCCATTCTGGCTGATTCATCCATTGCTTTCAGAGAATATCACAGTCAGAAAGGTGAAAATGCAAAGTCACGGTTATAATAACGATGGCTGCGATCCTGAATCGTGCAAAAACATTCTGATTGAAGATTGCGATTTTGATACGGGAGACGATTGTATAGCGATTAAATCGGGACGTGATGAAGACGGACGTTACTGGAATATTCCCAGCGAAAATATTATTGTGCGTAACTGCAGAATGAAGGATGGACATGCCGGAGTAGCCATGGGTAGTGAAATTACCGGAGGATGCTATAATGTGTGGGTGGAAAATTGCCTGATGGATAGTCCTAATCTGAGCCGTATCATTCGTATAAAATCAAATGCCATTCGTGGAGGCGAGGTGAAGAATGTGTATGTAAGAAACATCACCGTTGGTCAGTGCGACGAATCCATACTAGGAATGGAAATGAAATACTGGCATGTGGACGATGGTCCGTATCCTCCCTATTTTCATAACATCTATTTAGAGAATATAAAGAGCAACAAGAGTCGTTATTTATTGCATCTGGATGGGTTTGCCAATAAGATTCAGGCTCGTGATATCTTTATTAAGAATTGCGACTTTCAGGGGATTACAGTTCCCGAAATCAATGCCGTGACGGGAGTCTCAAACATTCATTTTGAGAATGTAAAAGTGAACGGAAAAGATTATAAAGGTATGTAG